In a single window of the Agromyces sp. H17E-10 genome:
- a CDS encoding aldose 1-epimerase family protein: protein MTHPIEADASGPAAPADLVPRSGRQFALSAHGYTADVASIGASLRTLRFEGRDLVVPFEADEVRPGYRGVTLAPWPNRIVDGRYAFAGVSHQLPLTEPARGHALHGLAAWLDFTPRIVETDRVVLAAVVEPQAGYPFRVEVEVEYRLDADGLTQTVTGRNLGADAAPWGTGPHPYLVAGPGRVDDWTLELPAESVLTVTADRLSPVAVEPVEVHPEFDFRTPRAIADTFIDHAFTGLVAAEASSAPVASDAASLYRVVLTAPGGTGVEMTWDAACPWVQVHTADTPGADATHRIGLAVEPMTCPPDAFNSGVDLVVLEPGAAHAASWRITAR, encoded by the coding sequence ATGACGCACCCCATCGAAGCGGATGCCTCGGGGCCGGCGGCTCCCGCCGACCTCGTGCCCCGCTCGGGCCGGCAGTTCGCGCTGTCGGCTCACGGGTACACGGCCGACGTCGCGAGCATCGGTGCGAGCCTGCGCACGCTGCGCTTCGAGGGGCGCGACCTCGTCGTGCCCTTCGAGGCCGACGAGGTGCGCCCCGGCTATCGCGGCGTGACGCTCGCGCCGTGGCCGAACCGCATCGTCGACGGTCGGTACGCGTTCGCGGGGGTCTCGCACCAGCTGCCGCTCACCGAGCCCGCGCGCGGCCACGCCCTGCACGGGCTCGCCGCGTGGCTCGACTTCACACCCCGCATCGTCGAGACCGACCGGGTCGTGCTCGCCGCGGTCGTCGAGCCGCAGGCCGGCTACCCGTTCCGCGTCGAGGTCGAGGTCGAGTACCGCCTCGACGCCGACGGGCTCACGCAGACGGTGACGGGCCGCAACCTCGGCGCCGACGCCGCGCCATGGGGCACCGGGCCGCACCCGTACCTCGTCGCGGGGCCCGGCCGCGTCGACGACTGGACGCTCGAACTGCCGGCCGAGTCGGTGCTCACGGTGACCGCCGACCGGCTCAGCCCCGTGGCCGTCGAGCCCGTCGAGGTGCACCCCGAGTTCGACTTCCGCACGCCGCGCGCGATCGCGGACACGTTCATCGACCACGCGTTCACGGGACTCGTCGCCGCCGAGGCGTCGAGTGCGCCGGTCGCGTCGGATGCGGCATCCCTCTACCGGGTCGTGCTCACCGCACCCGGCGGCACGGGTGTCGAGATGACCTGGGATGCCGCATGCCCATGGGTGCAGGTGCACACCGCCGACACCCCCGGCGCGGATGCGACTCACCGCATCGGGCTCGCGGTCGAGCCGATGACCTGCCCGCCCGACGCCTTCAACTCGGGCGTCGACCTCGTGGTGCTCGAGCCGGGCGCCGCGCACGCGGCATCCTGGCGCATCACGGCTCGCTGA
- the araA gene encoding L-arabinose isomerase, whose translation MTRTKLTTSLDGYEVWFLTGSQHLYGPETLAQVAEQSRAIAEQLDAAADVPVRIVWKPVLTDSAAIKRITLEANADDRVIGLVAWMHTFSPAKMWIAGLDALQKPLAHLHTQANVELPWADIDFDFMNLNQAAHGDREFGYIQTRLGVPRKTIVGHASDPAVQRELGTWQRAAAGLAASRDLKLARFGDNMRYVAVTEGDKTEAELRLGVQVNTWGVNELAAAVAEATEADIDALVAEYEELYEVAPELRRGGDRHQSLRDGAAIELGLRSFLEEGGFGAFTTSFEDLGELKQLPGLAVQRLMAEGYGFGAEGDWKTAVLVRIANVMGAGLPGGASLMEDYTYDLTPGDELILGAHMLEVSPSLTTARPTLEVHPLGIGGKDDPVRLVFTADPGPAVVVAMSDLRDRFRLTANVVENVAPREALPKLPVGRAVWKPAPDFKTSAAAWLAAGAAHHTVMSNAVGVEVFRDFAEMAGLELLVIDEDTTTAEFGRQVRWNQAYYRLAQGL comes from the coding sequence ATGACCCGCACGAAGCTCACCACCTCGCTCGACGGCTACGAGGTCTGGTTCCTCACCGGCAGCCAGCACCTCTACGGCCCCGAGACCCTCGCCCAGGTCGCCGAGCAGTCGCGGGCCATCGCCGAGCAGCTCGACGCGGCCGCCGACGTTCCGGTGCGCATCGTCTGGAAGCCCGTGCTCACCGACTCGGCCGCGATCAAGCGCATCACGCTCGAGGCGAACGCCGACGACCGGGTGATCGGCCTCGTGGCGTGGATGCACACGTTTAGCCCCGCCAAGATGTGGATCGCCGGGCTCGACGCGCTGCAGAAGCCGCTCGCCCACCTGCACACGCAGGCGAACGTCGAGCTGCCGTGGGCCGACATCGACTTCGACTTCATGAACCTCAACCAGGCGGCGCACGGCGACCGCGAGTTCGGGTACATCCAGACCCGGCTCGGCGTGCCGCGCAAGACCATCGTCGGCCACGCCTCCGACCCGGCCGTGCAGCGCGAGCTCGGCACCTGGCAGCGCGCCGCCGCCGGCCTCGCCGCCTCGCGCGACCTGAAGCTCGCCCGGTTCGGCGACAACATGCGCTACGTCGCCGTCACCGAGGGCGACAAGACCGAGGCCGAGCTGCGGCTCGGCGTACAGGTGAACACCTGGGGCGTCAACGAGCTCGCCGCGGCCGTCGCCGAGGCGACCGAGGCCGACATCGACGCGCTCGTCGCGGAGTACGAGGAGCTCTACGAGGTCGCGCCCGAGCTGCGCCGCGGCGGCGACCGCCACCAGTCGCTGCGCGACGGCGCCGCGATCGAGCTCGGGCTGCGCTCGTTCCTCGAGGAGGGCGGCTTCGGCGCCTTCACGACCTCGTTCGAGGACCTCGGCGAGCTGAAGCAGCTGCCGGGCCTCGCGGTGCAGCGCCTCATGGCCGAGGGCTACGGCTTCGGCGCCGAGGGCGACTGGAAGACCGCCGTGCTCGTGCGCATCGCCAACGTCATGGGTGCTGGCCTGCCCGGCGGCGCCTCGCTCATGGAGGACTACACCTACGACCTCACGCCGGGCGACGAGCTCATCCTCGGCGCGCACATGCTCGAGGTCTCGCCCTCGCTCACCACCGCCCGCCCCACGCTCGAGGTGCACCCGCTCGGCATCGGCGGCAAGGACGACCCCGTGCGGCTCGTCTTCACCGCCGACCCCGGCCCCGCCGTCGTCGTCGCGATGAGCGACCTGCGCGACCGGTTCCGCCTCACCGCGAACGTCGTCGAGAACGTCGCCCCGCGCGAGGCGCTGCCGAAGCTGCCGGTCGGTCGCGCCGTGTGGAAGCCCGCCCCCGACTTCAAGACGAGCGCCGCCGCGTGGCTCGCCGCGGGCGCAGCCCACCACACCGTCATGTCGAATGCCGTCGGCGTCGAGGTGTTCCGCGACTTCGCCGAGATGGCCGGGCTCGAGCTCCTCGTCATCGACGAGGACACGACGACCGCCGAGTTCGGCCGCCAGGTGCGCTGGAACCAGGCGTACTACCGCCTCGCCCAGGGGCTCTGA
- a CDS encoding xylulokinase, whose protein sequence is MSDTTGTANPGTDASAQAILDGRTALGIELGSTRIKACLVDADDPTRVLAVGSHEWENEFTDDRRWSYPLDAVWSGLQSAYAGLVADAERRHGVQPTTFGAIGVSAMMHGYLAFDAQGEPLVPFRTWRNTSTGRAAAELSAAFGLNIPLRWSIAHLHQAVLDAEPHVARLDFITTLAGYVHWRLTGRKVLGIGDASGMFPIDSATGGYDTGLLDRYDGLAAEPAERAGRAGIRVAELLPEVLAAGEAAGALTSEGARLLDPTGALLPGAPLCPPEGDAGTGMVATNSVAPRTGNVSAGTSIFAMVVLERPLASAHHEIDLVTTPAGDPVAMVHCNNGASELAAWAGLFDRFAAATGATRAGAPIGRDAVFETLFSEALDGEADAGGLLAYNTLAGEPIAGLDEGRPMVVRTPDSRFTLANFMRAQLYGVFGTLALGMRVLDGEGVEIDRMFGHGGIFRTAGVAQRFLAGALDAPVAVGETAAEGGAWGIAVLAAYQRARATGDDRDASLGAYLDDHVFAGSAVEVVEPEASDVAGFTAYLERYRAGLAAEAAAVAALAPAGLTTSPDESTKRK, encoded by the coding sequence ATGAGCGACACCACCGGCACCGCGAACCCCGGCACGGATGCCTCGGCGCAGGCGATCCTCGACGGCCGCACCGCGCTCGGCATCGAGCTCGGCTCGACCCGCATCAAGGCGTGCCTCGTCGACGCCGACGACCCGACCCGCGTGCTCGCCGTCGGCAGCCACGAGTGGGAGAACGAGTTCACCGACGACCGCCGCTGGAGCTACCCGCTCGACGCGGTCTGGTCGGGGCTGCAGTCGGCCTACGCCGGGCTCGTCGCCGACGCCGAGCGCCGGCACGGCGTACAGCCGACGACGTTCGGCGCGATCGGCGTCTCGGCGATGATGCACGGCTACCTCGCGTTCGACGCGCAGGGCGAGCCGCTCGTGCCGTTCCGCACCTGGCGCAACACGTCGACGGGCCGGGCGGCGGCCGAGTTGAGCGCCGCGTTCGGGCTCAACATCCCGCTGCGGTGGTCGATCGCGCACCTGCACCAGGCCGTGCTCGACGCCGAGCCGCACGTCGCGCGCCTCGACTTCATCACCACTCTCGCCGGTTACGTGCACTGGCGGCTCACGGGCCGGAAAGTGCTGGGAATCGGGGATGCGTCGGGCATGTTCCCGATCGATTCCGCCACGGGCGGTTACGACACGGGCCTGCTCGACCGCTACGACGGCCTCGCCGCGGAGCCGGCCGAACGGGCGGGTCGCGCGGGCATCCGGGTCGCGGAGCTGCTCCCCGAGGTGCTCGCCGCGGGCGAGGCGGCCGGCGCGCTCACGTCAGAGGGCGCGCGCCTGCTCGACCCGACCGGTGCCCTGCTTCCCGGCGCACCCCTCTGCCCGCCCGAGGGCGACGCCGGCACGGGCATGGTCGCGACGAACTCGGTCGCACCGCGCACGGGCAACGTGAGCGCGGGCACGAGCATCTTCGCGATGGTCGTGCTCGAGCGCCCGCTCGCGAGCGCGCACCACGAGATCGACCTCGTCACGACGCCCGCGGGCGACCCCGTGGCGATGGTGCACTGCAACAACGGCGCCTCCGAGCTCGCCGCGTGGGCAGGCCTGTTCGACCGGTTCGCGGCCGCGACCGGCGCGACCCGCGCCGGTGCGCCGATCGGGCGCGACGCCGTGTTCGAGACCCTCTTCAGCGAGGCGCTCGACGGCGAAGCCGACGCGGGGGGCCTGCTCGCGTACAACACGCTCGCGGGCGAGCCGATCGCCGGGCTCGACGAGGGGCGGCCGATGGTCGTGCGCACCCCCGACAGCCGCTTCACGCTCGCGAACTTCATGCGGGCCCAGCTCTACGGCGTGTTCGGCACGCTCGCGCTCGGCATGCGCGTGCTCGACGGCGAGGGCGTCGAGATCGACCGCATGTTCGGGCACGGCGGCATCTTCCGCACGGCGGGTGTCGCCCAGCGCTTCCTCGCCGGCGCCCTCGACGCTCCTGTTGCGGTCGGCGAGACCGCCGCCGAGGGCGGGGCGTGGGGCATCGCGGTGCTCGCCGCCTACCAGCGTGCGCGGGCGACCGGCGACGACCGGGATGCCTCGCTCGGTGCCTATCTCGACGACCACGTGTTCGCGGGCTCGGCCGTCGAGGTCGTCGAGCCCGAGGCATCCGACGTCGCAGGCTTCACCGCCTACCTCGAGCGCTACCGCGCGGGCCTCGCCGCCGAGGCGGCGGCGGTCGCGGCGCTCGCGCCGGCCGGCCTCACGACTTCCCCAGACGAGTCGACGAAACGTAAGTAG
- a CDS encoding L-ribulose-5-phosphate 4-epimerase codes for MSNEAQTPAQTPTSPSAPAATPFTPDVETAIARVRADVARLHGELTRNGLVVWTGGNVSGRVPGADLFVIKPSGVVYDDLTPENMILCTLDGEVVPGTPGSERSPSSDTAAHAYVYRNMPEVGGVVHTHSTFAVAWAARGEEIPCVITAMADEFGGPIPVGPFAIIGDDSIGRGIVETLRGHRSRAVLMQNHGPFTIGTDAKDAVKAAVMVEDVARTVHYAREAGPLIPLPQEAIDRLYDRYQNVYGQSGDARR; via the coding sequence GTGAGCAACGAAGCCCAGACGCCCGCCCAGACGCCCACGTCGCCGTCGGCGCCGGCGGCGACGCCGTTCACCCCCGACGTCGAGACCGCGATCGCCCGTGTGCGTGCCGACGTCGCCCGGCTCCACGGCGAGCTGACCCGCAACGGCCTCGTGGTGTGGACGGGCGGCAACGTGTCGGGCCGCGTGCCGGGCGCCGACCTGTTCGTGATCAAGCCGTCGGGCGTGGTCTACGACGACCTCACGCCCGAGAACATGATCCTCTGCACGCTCGACGGCGAGGTCGTGCCGGGCACCCCGGGCAGCGAGCGCAGCCCGTCGAGCGACACCGCTGCGCACGCCTACGTCTACCGCAACATGCCCGAGGTCGGGGGAGTGGTGCACACCCACTCGACCTTCGCGGTCGCCTGGGCCGCTCGCGGCGAGGAGATCCCCTGCGTCATCACCGCGATGGCCGACGAGTTCGGCGGGCCGATCCCGGTCGGTCCGTTCGCGATCATCGGCGACGACTCGATCGGCCGCGGCATCGTCGAGACCCTGCGGGGCCACCGGAGCCGCGCCGTGCTCATGCAGAACCACGGGCCGTTCACGATCGGCACCGATGCGAAGGACGCGGTGAAGGCCGCCGTCATGGTCGAGGACGTCGCGCGCACGGTGCACTACGCCCGCGAGGCCGGCCCGCTGATCCCGCTCCCGCAGGAGGCGATCGACCGGCTGTACGACCGCTACCAGAACGTCTACGGGCAGAGCGGGGACGCACGGCGATGA
- a CDS encoding LacI family DNA-binding transcriptional regulator, protein MNDAVHEASAPDGGARPATRAVGVREVAALAGVSRQTVSRVLNDHPEVAAATKERVLAAMRELDYRMNNAARALGTKRSHTLGLLASDALQYGPSRSIAAVEAAARAAGYWVSAAFADSGDAASVAAAVVHLQAQGVEGLVVVAPHARTIEALDALEIGVPVVTLHSAAHDARSFSVDQVAGARAAVACLADAGHRRIAHLAGPADWLEAEARRSGYLAELAARGLEPGTIIAGDWTARSGHDATSAVIESGATAVFVANDQMALGLLGGLREAGVDVPGRVSLVGFDDIPDAAYLWPPLTTVRQDFEELAHRAVEAVLAGAAGATVGGAAAGGPGEPGTGEPTEPEFGERIVPELVERASVAPPHP, encoded by the coding sequence GTGAACGACGCCGTACACGAGGCATCCGCACCCGACGGGGGTGCCCGCCCGGCGACCCGCGCCGTCGGCGTGCGCGAGGTCGCAGCCCTCGCCGGCGTCTCGCGGCAGACGGTGTCGCGCGTGCTCAACGACCACCCCGAGGTCGCCGCGGCGACCAAGGAGCGCGTGCTCGCGGCGATGCGAGAGCTCGACTACCGCATGAACAACGCGGCGCGCGCGCTCGGCACGAAGCGCTCGCACACGCTCGGACTGCTCGCCTCCGACGCGCTGCAGTACGGGCCGTCGCGCAGCATCGCCGCCGTCGAGGCCGCGGCGCGTGCGGCCGGCTACTGGGTCAGCGCGGCATTCGCCGACTCGGGGGATGCCGCGTCGGTGGCCGCCGCCGTCGTGCACCTGCAGGCGCAGGGGGTCGAGGGGCTCGTCGTCGTCGCACCGCACGCCCGCACGATCGAGGCCCTCGACGCGCTCGAGATCGGCGTGCCGGTCGTCACGCTGCACTCGGCCGCGCATGACGCGCGAAGCTTTTCGGTCGACCAGGTCGCGGGCGCCCGGGCCGCGGTCGCGTGCCTCGCCGACGCCGGCCATCGGCGCATCGCCCACCTCGCCGGCCCCGCCGACTGGCTCGAGGCCGAGGCGCGTCGCAGCGGCTACCTCGCCGAGCTCGCTGCCCGGGGGCTCGAGCCCGGCACGATCATCGCAGGCGACTGGACCGCCCGGTCGGGGCACGACGCGACCTCGGCCGTGATCGAGTCGGGCGCGACCGCCGTGTTCGTCGCGAACGACCAGATGGCGCTCGGCCTGCTCGGCGGCCTCCGCGAGGCAGGCGTCGACGTGCCGGGGCGGGTGAGCCTCGTCGGGTTCGACGACATCCCCGACGCGGCGTACCTGTGGCCGCCGCTCACGACGGTCCGGCAGGACTTCGAGGAGCTCGCGCACCGGGCGGTCGAGGCGGTGCTCGCCGGTGCCGCCGGGGCGACGGTCGGGGGAGCCGCAGCGGGTGGGCCCGGTGAGCCCGGGACCGGGGAGCCCACGGAGCCCGAATTCGGCGAGCGCATCGTGCCGGAGCTCGTCGAGCGCGCTTCCGTCGCGCCGCCGCATCCCTGA